The window AATGCCACAACAACAAGAGACCGCATACTCCCCGGAGGATGGAACGAACTCACGCTATTTCACCGTGGTCTTCCTTATCTCTGTGCTCCTGCTCGGCCTGGTGCTCTCGCCCTTCTGGCAACTCCTTATTCTGGCCTTTTTGCTGGCAGGGATCTTCCGCCCCATTTATAACTGGCTGAGCAAATGGGTTTCTCCCTGGATGGCCTCCACCTTAACCTGTGTCCTTATCGCCCTTATCGTTTTTATTCCCTTAACCTTTTGTATCGGTGCGCTCTCCTCAGAGGCCCTGAGTATCTATCAACTGGGAAGGGACAGTAATGTGCTGCTCAAAATGCAGCAGTTTATCCAGAACAGTAAATGGATTGTCCATAGCCAAGAGACCCTTCTCGGCTTCGGTATCGATTTTCAGCCATCAGACATTACGGAGATATTTTCAGCACTCAGCAAGGATGCCGGGCTCTTCATTTACGGCAAGGCCTCTGTCTGGGCCGCAAATATCATGAGCTTTGTGCTCCAGTTCTGTTTCCTGATCCTGATGATCTATTTCCTCCTGATTGAGATGGATCGCCTGATTCATTTCATCACCTGCCTGTCGCCACTCCCTGAAGTGCAGAACTCTCTGCTCTTGAAAAAGTTCCTTGACATCTCGGGGGTTATCCTGGTGGGAAACGGAATCAGCGGGGTGTTTCAAGGGGTAATGGGGGGCATTCTCTTTGCAATGCTGGGAATCAAATCACCAGTGCTGTGGACAGGGGTGATGGCGATACTGGCCTTTCTCCCCATCTTTGGTATCGGCCTGGTGCTGATCCCCGCCTCTGCCATTCTCTTCCTTAATGGAGCAACAGGCCAGGCCGCAATAACCTTTATCTTTTACATCGTGCTTTCCTTTAGCGTGGAGTACCTGCTCAAGCCCAAATTTGTCGGTGATCAGGTCAAGATGCATACCCTGTTGGTCTTTCTTGCCATCCTGGGTGGGATGTCCGTGTTCGGGGTTCTTGGTATTATTTACGGCCCCCTGATTGTGACCGCCTTTCAAACCCTCTCTGATATCTACCTGAAAGAGCAGCGGTCTGCCGCAAAGACGCCTCTTATCACCGCTGAAGTAGCTGAAGAGCAAGCACCCAACCATTAGACCTCCTCCACAACTAACAGAGGCCGCAGGCCTTTCTTTCGTAGCGTTTCTGATCTCTGCTCCTCCAGAGGGGTATCCTGCAAATGCATGGTTGCGGTCTGATCCTGACGAGTGTCACCGTCCAACGATCAGCATGCTCACCGTTCGATCCCCAGCATGCTCACCGTCCAACCCTCAGCATGCTCACCGTCCAACCCTCAGCATGCTCACCGTCCAACCCTCAGCATGCTCATCGTTCGATCCTCACGAGTGTCAGCGTCCGACGATCAGCATGCCTTCCGCAAGACAAAAGGCATAGGCTTTGCTTTCCAAAAGGCAGAGGGTTTGTCTTCCAAAAGGGTACCCTTTTGATTCTCAAAAAATCGACATTTATCAACGTCTGTATTTATCCTTTTGGTAAGGAATACTCTTTTTTTGTCAAAGAGGGCGCCTGTGCCAGTCAGGGAGCTTGAGACAAGCGCAGCGAATCCCGCCGGGGGAGTACCTTGGGGTTTGCAAACCGCCCATGCGGAATGATCCTGACTCCGGTCAGATAGTTTACGATTGCGAGGCTTCGTGTGCAGGGAAACTGGTGGAACGAGGGAGCGTCGTTCTCCCCGAGTCGCCTGTCTTGCCTTTTGAGTTTGCAATGGTAATCGATTACAGTATGATACGGGGAGAGGAGCAGGCGAAGCGTGATAAGTGGAAATGTTTTCCTTTTTTTCGCCTTAATATCGCAATAAGCGGAAAACACCGCAACCTATTACAGTCAATAGCATGGAAAGTTTCCTCTTATTAACACTGTTATGCGCGGCAAAGGAGTCGCATGAAAGTACTGTTCGAAAAAAACGAAATTGCTGAAGTAAATGTTGAACAAGTGATGAATCGGTTGGAGCAAGTTGGCAAGTCCGTCAATTTTGAATTCGATGAATCTAGAATATTAACAATCGGCCGACTTGCGGTTAAAGATTTGTTCATGGTTACGTTTATATCGTCACAGAACTCCATTCGACGCGATATGCCTTTTCAAGATGTTGAAACTGTACGCAACATTGTTGAGATGACACTTGCAGGAAATACATCTTGGGAATCCAATTTTGATTGGAGTGAAACAAATGTTAGCAAAAGCGCAATGTTTTTAAGAGTCTCAGCGGTTTTGTTGATTTTTGTTGCGTTACTTTTTTTGATAGTTCTGATGGCTAACTAGTTGAGAATATCGGCTAGAATGATTTGGCAAAACTGACAGAACATTAAGAATATGCGCATAACATGCGCTTCAACGAGGACAACCAACCGCCGGGTTCGGCGGCTGGTCGCCCGTTAAGCGCGTGCGTTATGTTTTCGATGGATATGAAGAACCAATTCACAGAACAGGAAAAAGCCTTTTTTAAACTGTATCGAAACAGTGATTCCATATTAAAAAGAATTTTAATTGGGTTAAGCCTATTATTATTTTTTGGTCTCTTGTTAGATGCTTTAAACGGCTTTATGATTCTAAGAAATTCCAAATCTGTTGTTCATGGTATTATTGGTTTGCTCATACTCACGGTCATATACATCACTGGCGAAGGTTTTACTGGCAAGGTGGCTGCCAAAGATAGTGTTGATCATCCGTTATATAAAAGGATTTATCATTTATTTTTGCTTCTTCTCGTAACAACTTCGTTTACAGGGGTTTGTTTTTTAGTTTTCAATCTTATGTGGTAGCCTTATGCGGTGCATAACCATGCACCATTTTCGGTATGGAACCGTACCCTGCCCGGCTGCCGCATTCATCCTGCCCCGCTTTCCCGCATAAGGTAATATCCTATTAAGTGTTTCAGGGACGCTTCATCAATCTGTTCAGCGATCAGGAAGTTATCAAGGAGAGCACATAATGCCGCAATGCACAATAACTATACCGGAGCGTTTACAGCTCAATGTACGGGAGACTAAGAGGTTTCTGGCTGCAAAGATGTATGAGGCAGGGAAACTGTCCCTGGGTCAGGCTGCTGAACTTGCCGGACTTTCCACAAGGGCCTTTGCAGAGATTCTGGCGGATTATAATGTCTCGCTGATCAATTATCCTCCGGCGGATATCCTGCGCGATGCGGCACAGTTCTGAAATTATCATTTCCGACACAAGCTGTCTGATATATGTTACTCAACGAGTATCTGACTCCCGGTCCCTGACAGCCCTTGCATAACATCACGCCTCCACCAGCATCAGCACCGCATGGGTACTGATGCTGACACCGGTTCTCAACTCCTCATCCGCATTACAGCCCAAGGATATCATCAAAGAGCTCGGCATGGGCCTTGATCTTCTCGCCACTGCCGATCGTTGCCCGAAAGCCCTTGGTACTGAGATTCTCGAACAAGGCTGCATAGGAACGCATATCCTCCACCTCCGTATCAATCACCCGACTAATCCGCTTCTGCTTATACTCCGGGGTAATCGCGCACAGATACTCATTTCGGGCCGCAAGCCCCTGCACTGCCGGGGACTGGAGTGGGTTCAAGGTACCGTAGGTCCCGATGATGAGCTGATCCAGCTTTTCCCGGCTGAGCTCCAGCTTGCTCACTGCATCGGCAATGGCATCATAGGCGGCATAGGTCTTGCTTACCTGGGGATCACGATAGCTGACCAGGGCAACATTACCTGTTAATTGATGGAGCTGGACAAAACAGCCATAGGCACCACCCAGCTGCCGGACTGTATTCCAGAGGTAATCACGGGACAACCAGGTCTTGAGTACCTCAAAATCGCCTCGATATTGCTCCAGCTCAGTAAACAGACTGCATCCCTGCACGTTATAGACCACATCAGCAGAGGTGGTGAAGGCTTGATTGGCAGGGAATGGAGGAAACTCTACATCCTCAAATGAAGGTCGGGTTCCCTTCAGAGAAGCACGCAAGGTCTTTGTGCTTTCCTGGATCGTCCCAATATCCTGAAGCGAACCTGTCACAGCGACCTTGAGATATTCGGGCTGAAAGACCTGAGAGCGCAGGGTTTCAAGACGGGCAAGAAAGGCATCTTCCTGCTCATCATAAGCAGCAACCAGTTCCTTCAGCTTCAGGTATGAGGTCACGCCGTGGACATGCTCGTTGATCATCCCGGATCGACTCAGCTGGGCCAAGACCCTGGAGGCAGCCAGATTATAGCCCTCGCTCTGGACCGTATGCTCTGCCCAGGTGAACTCCCGCAGGACAATTTCCCTGATGCGCTGCCGATTGGTCAAATCCAGATCCGCAAAGACCTCAGTAACCAACTCCAGGGCCTTAGGCAGATAATTGGACAGAGCCTTCACCTGAATCCAGAGGACAGGTTGCAGGGTTTCCGGCGCATTCATATGCTGATAGGTAGCAAAGGAATGACTGAAGCCCCCGGTGCAGATATTGATATCCTTGGCAAAACGCATATAGTCACGGGAGCCGGTACCGATCTCCGTGGCAATGGTGGCAAAAAGGTCAAGCCAGGGCAACAGCTCCACAGAAATGGCCGAGCAATCCAAACCGATCTGCACATAAGCAATGGCATTGGTGTCCAGCTCATTGGCAATGCAGGTCACTTCATTATAGTCCCCAACCTTTGCCCGGAGGAAATCAGGTTTCCGGTCCAGATCCTGGCGGGAGAGGCGAGGCAGCAGGGCCAGGGTTTCCTCGGAATTCGGGGTCTGCTGGAGCTGCATGAGTTCCTGGGTATTGGCAATCAGGGCTGCTGTTTTTTCCTGATCAAGGGTCTGCTCATAGGCAGCCAGGCGCTGCTGCTCTTTCTCCGCAGTCCGGGCAGCCTTTTCCGGGTCCGGGGACAGGGTCACCGCAACAAAGGCAGAATTTTCCAGGAGCTCCTTACGGATAAGCTCTTCAAAATACTTTTCATCCAGGGCCTTTTTTCGAATCGAGGCAAAAAGGTCCTCAATGGCCAGGGCCTCAAAGGGATCAGAACCATGCTTCAGGGCAGGCAGGGACTTGCTGATGAGATCCAGGCCTCGCTGGGCCTTGGTCAGGTCCTCCCGAAAGGCGAACTCATACTTATTCAACTCCGACAGGACCAGGTCCCGGTCAATCCCCTGTTCAACAATCTCGCTCAGGGTCTGACGATACAATTCAAGGAAACTATCCCGCTTATCAGGCTCAGAACCGGCCAGATAGGTCATCATAAAGGTCTTATAACAGGAATCCGCAAGAAAGAGCCCGCCGAAATCCCGGCACAGGCCAGCCTCGACAATGGCCTTTTTCAAGGGAGAGGCATCAGAATTATAGAGAATATTGGCAATAATCTGAAAGGCGGTATTCTGCTGCCGATCAAGTACCGTGCCCACGGCTGTGCCCACAGCCAGATAGGTCTTGCCGCTTAGGTCGCTGCCTGGCTGCACAGCATAACCATCCTCGATAAAGACCGGCTCCGAGATATCCTCGCCTGGGACAATCTCGGCCTTGGTACCAGGGGCATCGTAAGAGGAAAGGAAGTTGTCCTGGACCGCAGCCAGCTCCTGCTCCAGCTCTGCATCACCATAGAAAAAGAGCATTCCGTTGGAAGGATGGTAATGCTTGCGATGGAACGCAACAAACTGCTCATAGGTGAGATCAGGAATCACGGAGGGATCGCCGCCGGACTCATGGGCATAGGTGGAGCCGGGCATCAGACCGCCAAAGGTATGGTGGAAAATGGAGCGAATGGGATCGGAAAAGGCCCCTTTCATCTCGTTCAGCACCACGCCCTGGAGTTCCAGCGGGGCGTCTTCGGATTCCTTATGATAATGCCAGCCTTCCTGCTCAAAGGTGCTGCGCGGAATCAACGGGTTCAGGACCACATCGCAATAGACATCCATGATATTAAAATATTCCGTCACATTGCGACTGGCAAAGGGGTACCAGGTGGTGTCGGAACCGGTCATAGCATTAAGGAAGGTGGTCAAGCCACCCTTATTGATCTCCCCGAACACATCATGGACCGGATATTTTTTCGATCCCATAAGTACGGCATGCTCCAGGATATGGGCAACACCAGTGGAATCCTCCGGCACGGTCTGAAAGGTGAAGCAGAAGGTCTTATTGGGATCCGCGTTCTTTATGGCCAGGGCTGGCGTGCCGAGAACCTCGTGCTCAAAGAGATAGACATCGGAATGAATATCAGCAACATGCTCTTTTCTTCGCAGGATGAATCCGTGGTAGATGGAACCGGGAGTGAAATCTGTCATATGAGATCGTGTTCGGGTTGAATTGACGGGTACCGGGTAAGACCGGAAAAAAGCAACAGGTGCATTTTCCTAAAATTTCTTGTGAGAATCAAGCAGAATAGTGACCGGCCCGGAATTAACCAGGCTCACGTCCATCATGGCCTGAAATTCTCCGGTGGCAGTGGTGATGCCGGAATCGGCAATGACTTGAATAAACTCTTCGTACATTCGGCGAGCCTTGTCCGGGGGTGCGGCCTCAGACCAGGAGGGCCGCCGGCCTTTGCGGCAGTCGGCCAGCAGGGTGAATTGGGAAACGATGAGCATGGAACCGCCGGTATCTGTGAGGGAGTGGTTCATCTTGCCGTCTTCGTCTTCAAAGATACGCAGGTTGACAATTTTATCCGCCAGCCAAGCGATGTCCTTTGGTTCGTCGTCCTTATGCACGCCCAGGAGGACAAGCAGGCCTTCGCCGATGGCCCCGGTTTGCCGGTCACCGACCATGACCTTGGCGGATGTTACTCTTTGGATTACTGCTCGCATACCCCCTATCCCTTTTATTTATCTACACAATCAAACAAAAACGGACTCCTTTTCTGATAAAAAATGCTCTGTTTCTGCTATCAATTGATCATTTCTAAAGCCTTCTTCCCCAAGTTTCTTAGGAGAAACCTGGTAATGTTGAAGCAAGCATTTCACCCTATCGTTCATACAAATATCACCTATTTTACTAAAATCATTTCCTTCAATAATCGGTAAAATATCGTCTAACTCAACACTAGATAACGACTGATAAAGTTTTCTCCAGGAGTCGGTTAATCCATTTTTTTCACACAGCCGCCGATGCAAAATATAGGCTTCCGGCATATACAGGATTTCAAAAAATTCCTGCTCGTCCTTTCCAAAGGCTGCTTTGAAAAAATCTAACTTTGTACCGACCTTACCTTTAGTCGCATTCAGAACGGTCTGAATTGAACGAATAAATTTTCGGGTCCAATATTTCCCAATATAAGTCCTGCCATGATGCAACTTGTTGTCATTCCAAATCGGACTGAAACGCATAGGAAAAGAATATATCTGCAATTCAAGCTCATTGCTCAATTCGACATTTATTCTCATTCGCCGATACAGCTCAACAGGCCTATCCTTGTGATTAAAAAGCAAATAATTTGATAATTGTTTGATATTATGTTTTGCGGCAAGTCGAACCGCCTTTTCGTACGGCTCTGCCAGCTTCATACTGTCAAAAGCTATCCTGAGCGGCTTGATTGGAATTGTCGCAAGAAGAGCCATTTTTTCATCTGTCAACAATCGCGCATCAACGCCCTGGTTGAAATCAACATACCTATATTTAGGCGCCTTATTACGCCGATCTTCATACAATTCTTTAACGTGCTCATAAACAAAAAACAGCTGTTCACTTTCTGGAAGTAACTCAGAACAAATATCATAATCCTCAAGCAGTTGTGAATAGTTCCGAAGCGTCTCTCCTACCAGTCTAGATTGAAATTTAATGAGAATTGAATGCGCCAAGCGACGATAAGCGAGTTCATTACTACCTAGTTTCAGATTTGTTATGGCTATTTCTAACTCATTAGGACTTACGAATTTCGCTCCCTTATAAAATCCGTTATCACGTATTTCTTGAATAATTTCAGGAAACATCTTTAATGCCAGAACATTATTATCAAGCAATAACAAATTTCTTCTCGCACCATAGGTTTGGTCGATATATTCAAGCTGTTCGGATATTGAAAGGTATTCTTTAAAGACAGGCTCTAAAACAGGAACTGCGCAGAACTCGCATTTACGTATACAACCACGCGATGTATATCCGTAGTAGCCATCGTGCTCAGGATATGTATAATCAATTTCTTCAAGAATTGAATAATCTGGAGGTAATTGGTCAATTATGGCTGTATCTCCCTCGTCCAAAATACCGGGCGTATCTAGCAAGCCAACAATAGGTTCAATTCCTGTCGCTTCCTCAACCTCATCCGGTATCAAAGAGGCCATTACGCCACCGACGAAAACCATACTTTCATCTGAGACTAATTTTTTACTGTACTCAATTGTTTCAACAGTCTTTTTAAAATAGAAAGTAAATAAAGAGGTTACGCAAACCCGATCCCACATGGCGCAACTCTCAACACGACCTGCTCGATAGGCTTTATTGTAATATTTCAACCAATGAACAATGGACGGGGAAAAAATACCACTTAACCCCGAAATTCGAGCTAAAGCAGTTTTTCTTCCATATTGAATGAATTGCGCGATAAGTGTAGCGTGGCACTTCCAATCTATCCGATTATCGATAGAGTAGAATTTTTCTATAATGGTCTCAGCATATAGCTCGACGACAAGCTTACGTAAGTCTCCTTTATAAAAACGCACATAATCACCCCGCTTCCGGTGATACGCCGCTAATTTCATCAATCCAAGAGGCGGATATTTGTTCCTGTATCCAGGTTCAACAAGAAGTACTCGCCTCTGCTTCGGCGAGTTACTCATGAAACTTTGTTAATTTGAATCGTTCTTCGATTTTAGCAAACAAATTCTGCTGGAGATCAGGTGGTAAAATAATCCTGCTTATTTCAAGTATCTCTCCTACAATCTTTTGTTCTTTTTTAGTTAACTTAGTTAATCCACTCGTTATATATTTCCTTCCATTTTTTTTTGAGGGTATTTTTTTGTGAGCCTGTTCTTTCTTCTCTTGCTTATTAGCGTCAGGTTCACTGTAGTTAACTTGACCTGGAGAACACTTTACCGGCTCACTAGCCTTGGTATCTTTTTCAACATTTTTAGGATGCTTTTGCAACTGCTCCCCAGCTATCTCTAAGGAATTTCTCTTCTCTTTCTCTCTATTCTCATGACTTGGAACAATCTTTTCGCCAAGTCGGTATTCAATAAACCGTTTCAGGTCCTCGTCATCTTCGGCATATTTTTTAATACGTTCCAACTCCTTTTGAGCCTGTTTTGCCGCCTCCTCTAATAAATCTAGCTTGCTTTTTTCTTCCTTCTCATGATTTGGCCCATAGAATCCAGTGGTTTTCAGAAGGTCATTATATTTTTCCTTACCAATTGCATAGGCACTCACTTGCTTTTCAAAACGGTTCCAATCGGATGCTTTACGACAAAGTTTATGAAGTTTATTTGTTAATTCATCCAGTTCTGCTTCGAATTCACTTAACAGCTCACACTCATCAAAGTAATCACGCTGCCCATTCGGAAATAATTCTTCATGCACCACATGAATTTCGCCGAAAAAATAGTGATGAAAACGTTTATCCTGAAAAAATCGCTGTAGTGTAACTTCATCTCCGACCTGTATATTTCCTTTTCGAAATCGTATTCCCCGTGCTTCATTAACAACAGGTATTAGCTGCATATTCTTAGTCAGCGTATACCAGCCAACAGCAAGTAGTTTATTTTCTATTGAATACAAGTCAAAAAAACGAATATCAATAACATCATCTAGTCGTTTCTCCTGCTTCTTGGCCTCTTTATATACGCCGCCACGATAGGATTTAAACAATTGGCTTTCATTTACAAAGACTCGATAACTTTTAGGTGAAATGCCTTTTTTAATAAGACCTTCCTTTATTTTAGGAGTCAGGATAAGCTTCGGAGAGCAAAAATCAACCGGGGCCACCATCCGTAAATATCTCTCAACCTCATCGACATCAAGCAGCTTTGTGTTTTTTACCTCTTCTAATGTAACTTTAAAGTAGTGCTCTCCTTCTTGCTCCATCACCCCATCATCTATCGCCGTGATAGCCTCAATTACCTCAGATGCACGCTTTCTGTCCTTCTTATCAGCGATAATCTCTTTAAGCTTCTGTCCATCCCATTGCAGAACAGTTTTCGTTGCTTCCCCCTTAAACGAGGTTTCTATAATCAGCTCATCACAATAGGCCAATCCCGCCAGACGACCGATACCACGAAAGCCTAAATTCTTGGTTCTGTCTTTTCCTGAAGCAGCAATACTTGTGAGGATTTGCCAAGCATTCTTTCTTGAAACACCTACCCCATTATCTTCAAAAAAAATCCGTTTCTTTTCTTTATCAACAACAATCTGTACATAACCTTCAGAAACATCCTCTAAAATCCCTCTACTAACAGCCTCGTTAATTGCATCAACCGAATTTTGCACATACTCCCGAAAAATCACCAACGGATTATGGTACATCCCCGTTGTGAGGATTTCGATTATATTTTTTCCTATAATGACAGAGTCAGAACTCATAGCTACTACTTCTCCTGAAAATAAATAGGTCGCGGAAAACGTATGTGAAGCGGTGAAGTGAAAACAGGATTTTGCACAATGTACTCTCCCTGACTCAATCGTACCATCATATTCTTGTATACTCTCGGGATGTAGCTGTAATCTTTCTTTGACACTTCAATCGTATTTGTCCGACCATACGCATGTGTTGAGCAATTCCCTTTAACTCGTTCGTGGATAGCACTTTTAAACTGTTCCGCTGAAAACAGAACTATCCCCAAGGAACGACCACGTTCTGATATATCAATTATCTGTCTTAGAATGGGTGAATTCTTCGGCAAATCTGACCCTGCGTATTTATTCAGCTCATCTATGAAAACAATAATTCTGGAAGGAATATTTTTCTCATTATCTGTGAGTTGCCCAAGCTTGAGATCATAAATTGTCCTGATCACATCGCCAAAAACAAAAGATTGCAAGTTTTCGTCAAGTTTTGCAATATCAACTACAAAGACCTCGTTTTCCTTAATCTTCTCCAATTCGGAACTCA is drawn from Candidatus Electrothrix aestuarii and contains these coding sequences:
- a CDS encoding AI-2E family transporter — its product is MPQQQETAYSPEDGTNSRYFTVVFLISVLLLGLVLSPFWQLLILAFLLAGIFRPIYNWLSKWVSPWMASTLTCVLIALIVFIPLTFCIGALSSEALSIYQLGRDSNVLLKMQQFIQNSKWIVHSQETLLGFGIDFQPSDITEIFSALSKDAGLFIYGKASVWAANIMSFVLQFCFLILMIYFLLIEMDRLIHFITCLSPLPEVQNSLLLKKFLDISGVILVGNGISGVFQGVMGGILFAMLGIKSPVLWTGVMAILAFLPIFGIGLVLIPASAILFLNGATGQAAITFIFYIVLSFSVEYLLKPKFVGDQVKMHTLLVFLAILGGMSVFGVLGIIYGPLIVTAFQTLSDIYLKEQRSAAKTPLITAEVAEEQAPNH
- a CDS encoding UPF0175 family protein, which produces MPQCTITIPERLQLNVRETKRFLAAKMYEAGKLSLGQAAELAGLSTRAFAEILADYNVSLINYPPADILRDAAQF
- a CDS encoding insulinase family protein — translated: MTDFTPGSIYHGFILRRKEHVADIHSDVYLFEHEVLGTPALAIKNADPNKTFCFTFQTVPEDSTGVAHILEHAVLMGSKKYPVHDVFGEINKGGLTTFLNAMTGSDTTWYPFASRNVTEYFNIMDVYCDVVLNPLIPRSTFEQEGWHYHKESEDAPLELQGVVLNEMKGAFSDPIRSIFHHTFGGLMPGSTYAHESGGDPSVIPDLTYEQFVAFHRKHYHPSNGMLFFYGDAELEQELAAVQDNFLSSYDAPGTKAEIVPGEDISEPVFIEDGYAVQPGSDLSGKTYLAVGTAVGTVLDRQQNTAFQIIANILYNSDASPLKKAIVEAGLCRDFGGLFLADSCYKTFMMTYLAGSEPDKRDSFLELYRQTLSEIVEQGIDRDLVLSELNKYEFAFREDLTKAQRGLDLISKSLPALKHGSDPFEALAIEDLFASIRKKALDEKYFEELIRKELLENSAFVAVTLSPDPEKAARTAEKEQQRLAAYEQTLDQEKTAALIANTQELMQLQQTPNSEETLALLPRLSRQDLDRKPDFLRAKVGDYNEVTCIANELDTNAIAYVQIGLDCSAISVELLPWLDLFATIATEIGTGSRDYMRFAKDINICTGGFSHSFATYQHMNAPETLQPVLWIQVKALSNYLPKALELVTEVFADLDLTNRQRIREIVLREFTWAEHTVQSEGYNLAASRVLAQLSRSGMINEHVHGVTSYLKLKELVAAYDEQEDAFLARLETLRSQVFQPEYLKVAVTGSLQDIGTIQESTKTLRASLKGTRPSFEDVEFPPFPANQAFTTSADVVYNVQGCSLFTELEQYRGDFEVLKTWLSRDYLWNTVRQLGGAYGCFVQLHQLTGNVALVSYRDPQVSKTYAAYDAIADAVSKLELSREKLDQLIIGTYGTLNPLQSPAVQGLAARNEYLCAITPEYKQKRISRVIDTEVEDMRSYAALFENLSTKGFRATIGSGEKIKAHAELFDDILGL
- the dtd gene encoding D-aminoacyl-tRNA deacylase → MRAVIQRVTSAKVMVGDRQTGAIGEGLLVLLGVHKDDEPKDIAWLADKIVNLRIFEDEDGKMNHSLTDTGGSMLIVSQFTLLADCRKGRRPSWSEAAPPDKARRMYEEFIQVIADSGITTATGEFQAMMDVSLVNSGPVTILLDSHKKF
- a CDS encoding ATP-binding protein; this encodes MSSDSVIIGKNIIEILTTGMYHNPLVIFREYVQNSVDAINEAVSRGILEDVSEGYVQIVVDKEKKRIFFEDNGVGVSRKNAWQILTSIAASGKDRTKNLGFRGIGRLAGLAYCDELIIETSFKGEATKTVLQWDGQKLKEIIADKKDRKRASEVIEAITAIDDGVMEQEGEHYFKVTLEEVKNTKLLDVDEVERYLRMVAPVDFCSPKLILTPKIKEGLIKKGISPKSYRVFVNESQLFKSYRGGVYKEAKKQEKRLDDVIDIRFFDLYSIENKLLAVGWYTLTKNMQLIPVVNEARGIRFRKGNIQVGDEVTLQRFFQDKRFHHYFFGEIHVVHEELFPNGQRDYFDECELLSEFEAELDELTNKLHKLCRKASDWNRFEKQVSAYAIGKEKYNDLLKTTGFYGPNHEKEEKSKLDLLEEAAKQAQKELERIKKYAEDDEDLKRFIEYRLGEKIVPSHENREKEKRNSLEIAGEQLQKHPKNVEKDTKASEPVKCSPGQVNYSEPDANKQEKKEQAHKKIPSKKNGRKYITSGLTKLTKKEQKIVGEILEISRIILPPDLQQNLFAKIEERFKLTKFHE